One Chelatococcus sp. HY11 genomic window, TTACCCCGCTGACGGCTATGCGATCACAGAGGCACTCTGCACAGGACAGATCGCGGTGGAAACAGCCCTCGCGGATAGGGTGCCTGATTGATGATCAGAGCTCATAGAAACTCCAGCGGCGATGCGCCGCTACTCAGGAGCGGCGGCCTCCGCGACAAGACAGCCTCGAGCGGCGATGTCACCTTAACTTACGTTCTGGCGCGCCGAATGGGTTGAGCATCGCGGATTGATTTCAGGCCATGGTTCCCGTCACAGCTTTCCACGCCGCGATCGCCTGAAGGCGGTGCAGGTAAACCTCGACTGCGGATCGTTGGGAACGGGGTGGGACGAAGAGATTTCGGACAGCGGAGAAGATCGAGACGAAGCGTTGCAGGCTTCCGGGTGATCGAAACCCCTGCATCATTCGCTCCCGCTTTCGTAATGGTACGTGCGAATTCTCGGCGCGGTTGTTAAGGCCCTTGTGTGATCGATGATCGACATTTGGCATGATCTGGCGATGCGCCGCACCATAGGAGCGCAGCTTGTCGGTAATCATCCGCTTCGGCGCGATGCCCTGCTTCTTCAAAAGTCGAGCCAGCAATCGCTTGGCCGCCTTGGTATTGCGGCGGGCCTGGACGATCTCGTCAAGCACATAGCCATCCTGATCAACAGCGCGCCACAACCAGTGTTTCCTGCCGGCAATGGTGATGACCACCTCGTCGAGATGCCACACGTCATTCCGGCTGGGCTTCTTGCGATGAAGGCGACGTGCATAGTCTGGGCCGAACTTCTTTACCCAGCGGCGGATCGTTTCATAGGAGACGACAATGCCACGCTCCAGCAGCATTTCTTCGACAAGACGCAGGCTCAGCGGAAATCGGAAGTAGAGCCACACTGCGTGTGCGATGACCTGGGGAGGGAAACGATGGCGCTTGTAGCTGATGGATGAGGTGTTCATCCAGGTGCGTATATCACAATGCTACTCACAAGCCGTTACCGTGACATCGCCACGACAATCATTGTCGCCATTTGGCGTTCTGCCCGAAACGAGCAGAACGCGCACCTTACGTTGCGCGGTGCCGCATCGACCAAGGGTCAAATTGGCTGCCGCTCATCTAAGCGTCACTGAGCTTCGTAACGTACGCAATGTCTACACACGTTTGTCAAATTGATCGCTCTTCTCACTCGTCCCTGCTCGTTAGAAGCGCGAGCCGTTATGCGACTTTCTTAGCGCTCATTTTTGAGAGCTGTTCCATCGTGTAGACGGGGATGGTCACGTGGAGCTCAATGTCGTGCTGCTGGACGAAGAAGTAGATTTGACCTGCAGCGATCGCGTTGGTCATCTCTCTGGCAATCGCCACGAGATCCTCGGAGAGCCATGGTTCATCATCAGGGGTATGCGACAGCTCACGGAGAGCATGTTTCGCGCCTTCAGCATCGAGCGCTACCCGGCTCGTCACGCTCTCGACAGCCCCTCTGGCGACGACTACTCGCGTGACGGAATACACCTTACTCATCAGAACCTTCCTCTCGTACCATACGCATCATGTTAGTCAGACGGTGGTACTGGCCGGTCCGTCTGAGATAATGGA contains:
- a CDS encoding IS6 family transposase, which encodes MNTSSISYKRHRFPPQVIAHAVWLYFRFPLSLRLVEEMLLERGIVVSYETIRRWVKKFGPDYARRLHRKKPSRNDVWHLDEVVITIAGRKHWLWRAVDQDGYVLDEIVQARRNTKAAKRLLARLLKKQGIAPKRMITDKLRSYGAAHRQIMPNVDHRSHKGLNNRAENSHVPLRKRERMMQGFRSPGSLQRFVSIFSAVRNLFVPPRSQRSAVEVYLHRLQAIAAWKAVTGTMA